In Chlamydia serpentis, the following are encoded in one genomic region:
- the uvrA gene encoding excinuclease ABC subunit UvrA, whose amino-acid sequence MKLLPVYLSGITVRNLKNISINFNSEEIVLLTGVSGSGKSSIAFDTLYAAGRKQYISTLPTFFAAALKSLPNPKVEKIYGLSPTIAIKQNHFSYYSHATLGSTTELFSHLALLFSLEGQARDPKTKVALNLLSKEKVLATIMELPEGIQLTLLAPLLYKDTNGIRDYVQQGFTKVRLNGSVQPIYSFLTTGIPENTPADIVVDTLVKIQNNTARLKVSLFTALELGGGQCAVLVDTELLTFSTNQQINQVTYTPLTPQLFSPHVLGSRCCSCQGSGIFISIDDPILINQDLSIKDNCCSFAGNCSSYLHHAVYQAFADALKFSLETPWKDLPLEIQNIFLRGKSNLVLPVRLFDPTLGKKNLTHKVWRGVLNDIGDKVRYTTKPSRYLPKGMSAHRCSLCKGTGLGEYASVATWEGKTFAEFQDMSINLWYALLSEVKAPSLCIREVLQGLKQRLSFLIDLGLGYLTPNRALSTLSGGEQERTAIAKYLGGELFGITYILDEPSIGLHPQDTDKLIRVIQKLRNQGNTIILVEHDEHMISFADRIIDIGPGAGSFGGEVLFNGSPKDFLTHSETLTAKYLRQELAIQIPESRGPPRSWLSLRQAVVHNLKNLSIRLPLARLTAVTGVSGSGKSSLINDTLVPTIESFLNQENPENLEFQGSSIDRLIHITRDLPGRSQRSIPLTYLKAFDEVRELFASQKRSQRQGFTKAHFSFNQPQGACITCQGLGIISISEDEMPIPCSECKGKRYQPQILEILYEGKSIADILDMTVYQAQKFFTSCPKIYEKIHALSLLRLDYLPLGRPLSTLSGGEIQRLKLAHELLFSSSKPTLYVLDEPTTGLHTHDIQALIEVLLSLTYLGHTVIVIEHNMHVVKVSDYVLELGPEGGNDGGYLLASCPPKDLIHLDTPTAKALAPYIQDSLTLPVLRNSPPRLEDPTSGNIIVKDAHENNLKHLDLSLPRNALVAIVGPGASGKHSLVFDILYASGNIAYAELFPTYIRQGLLKETPLPHVGEVKGLSPVISVRKCTSRNHSHHTLASALGLSNSLEKLFAILGEPFSPVTGEKLFKISSQTIIDTLLKNYEDHYVTITSPIPSDTDLNLFLQAKQKEGFLKLYSQGNIYDLDQKLPKDLTSPSLVIQHLKISLRHVSALFSALSVAFSLSSKIQMYILDGEETLELSYSLGWKDLEGRTYPEVTHELLSCDHPEGRCHQCGGTSQILRISLEHHQDKFADYTPLELCNLFFPNSSMQSLEHLLKLANISSSKPLGSLTSETFQILCKGSSEFLGMNTLLQDQLDMEVAAPLLKPLLFPIPCPSCKGSGLNDYARHIRIGETSLLDIYEQDTAFLYSFLKDIETNDTKSIVQDLMNRLTFITKVGLDYITLGQRQDTLSDGESYRLHLAKKISTNLTNIVYLFEEPLSGLHPEDLPIIIRLFKELIANHNTVIATDRSYTLVPYADYTISLGPGSGPKGGFLVDCDVEVLPKSNSNSSSAKKVFPSKTNANSKVALNSTLKVNLSIYHIQNLKVSAPLHSLVAIGGISGSGKTSLLLEGFKKQAEVLLSQGTRNFSNILVIDSHPIASSQRSDISTYFDIAPSLRSFYASLMQAKALNISASMFSTNTKQGQCIDCQGLGYQLVDRAFYALEKRPCPTCSGFRIQPLAQEVLYEGKHFGELLHTPIETIATLFPFIKKIQKPIKALLEIGLGYLPIGQNLASLSISEKTALKVAYFLYQPPQFPTLFLIDELFTSLDLKRKQLLPEKLKSLVAAGHSIIYIDHDVELLKCADYLIEIGPGSGKQGGKLLFAGPPKDIYLNESSLLKKYVPRD is encoded by the coding sequence ATGAAATTACTTCCTGTATATCTTTCCGGTATCACAGTTAGAAATCTAAAAAACATTTCTATAAACTTCAATTCTGAAGAAATCGTTCTACTCACAGGAGTGTCTGGCTCAGGAAAATCCTCTATAGCCTTTGATACTTTATATGCTGCGGGAAGAAAGCAGTATATTTCTACTCTTCCTACATTTTTTGCTGCTGCTTTAAAATCTCTTCCTAATCCTAAGGTAGAAAAAATCTATGGACTGTCTCCAACAATAGCAATAAAACAAAATCACTTTTCATACTATAGCCATGCAACTCTAGGAAGCACTACAGAGCTTTTCTCTCATCTTGCTCTCCTTTTTAGTCTAGAAGGACAAGCTAGAGATCCCAAGACAAAAGTAGCCTTAAACCTTCTTAGCAAAGAAAAAGTTCTTGCTACTATTATGGAACTACCTGAAGGCATACAGCTAACTCTCTTAGCCCCTCTATTATACAAGGATACCAACGGAATTCGAGATTATGTTCAACAGGGATTCACAAAAGTACGTCTAAACGGTAGTGTTCAACCCATCTATTCTTTCTTAACAACAGGCATTCCTGAAAACACTCCTGCTGATATTGTGGTTGATACCCTAGTTAAGATCCAGAATAACACTGCAAGGCTAAAAGTTAGTCTCTTCACAGCTTTAGAATTAGGAGGAGGTCAATGTGCAGTTCTTGTTGATACAGAACTCTTAACATTCTCTACTAATCAGCAGATTAATCAAGTCACCTATACCCCTCTAACACCGCAATTATTTTCTCCTCATGTGCTAGGTAGTCGCTGTTGTTCTTGCCAAGGATCTGGCATCTTTATTTCTATTGATGACCCTATTTTGATTAATCAAGATCTTTCTATTAAAGATAACTGCTGTAGTTTTGCTGGAAATTGCTCCTCCTATCTTCACCATGCTGTATACCAAGCTTTTGCAGATGCCTTAAAATTCAGTCTTGAGACACCTTGGAAAGATCTTCCTTTAGAAATTCAAAATATCTTTCTCCGGGGGAAAAGTAATTTAGTTCTTCCTGTACGACTCTTTGATCCAACGCTAGGGAAAAAGAATCTAACCCATAAAGTATGGAGAGGTGTACTTAATGATATAGGAGATAAAGTGCGTTATACTACTAAGCCCTCACGTTATCTACCTAAGGGAATGTCTGCTCATCGCTGCTCTCTATGTAAAGGCACAGGTTTAGGAGAATATGCCTCTGTAGCAACTTGGGAAGGTAAAACATTTGCTGAATTTCAAGATATGTCTATAAATTTATGGTATGCACTTCTTTCTGAGGTGAAAGCACCTTCTCTCTGTATTCGAGAAGTCCTTCAAGGACTTAAGCAAAGACTCTCTTTTCTTATAGATTTGGGTTTAGGCTATCTTACTCCCAATAGAGCACTGTCAACTCTTTCTGGAGGAGAACAAGAACGTACAGCAATAGCCAAATATTTAGGGGGAGAACTTTTTGGAATTACCTATATCCTAGATGAGCCGTCCATAGGACTTCATCCTCAAGATACTGATAAACTCATTCGAGTCATTCAAAAACTAAGAAATCAAGGCAATACTATTATTCTTGTTGAACATGATGAGCACATGATCTCTTTTGCAGATAGGATTATTGATATTGGTCCAGGAGCTGGTAGTTTCGGAGGCGAAGTTCTCTTTAACGGTAGTCCCAAGGACTTCTTAACACATTCGGAAACTTTAACAGCAAAGTACTTACGCCAAGAACTTGCTATCCAGATTCCAGAATCTCGTGGCCCCCCTAGATCATGGCTATCCCTAAGACAAGCCGTAGTCCATAATCTTAAAAATCTTTCTATCCGTCTCCCGTTAGCTAGGCTAACTGCAGTCACAGGAGTTTCAGGATCAGGAAAATCTTCATTAATTAATGATACCTTAGTTCCTACTATAGAAAGTTTCTTAAATCAAGAAAACCCTGAAAATCTAGAGTTTCAGGGTAGTAGCATAGATCGCTTGATTCACATTACCCGAGATCTTCCAGGACGTTCTCAACGATCTATTCCCTTAACTTATCTTAAAGCTTTTGATGAAGTTCGGGAACTCTTTGCTTCTCAAAAGCGTAGTCAACGTCAGGGATTTACAAAAGCCCATTTTAGCTTTAACCAACCCCAGGGGGCTTGCATAACATGCCAAGGGCTAGGAATCATTTCTATTTCCGAAGATGAAATGCCAATCCCATGTTCTGAATGTAAAGGAAAGCGTTATCAACCACAAATATTAGAAATCCTTTATGAAGGGAAAAGTATTGCTGACATCTTAGATATGACAGTATACCAAGCTCAAAAGTTTTTTACTTCATGTCCCAAAATTTACGAAAAGATACATGCTCTATCTTTACTACGTTTAGACTATTTACCCTTAGGACGACCCTTGTCTACACTGTCTGGTGGAGAAATACAAAGACTAAAACTAGCCCATGAGTTGTTGTTTTCTTCATCCAAGCCAACGCTATACGTCTTGGATGAACCTACAACTGGCCTTCATACCCATGATATTCAAGCCTTAATCGAAGTACTTTTATCCTTAACATATCTAGGTCATACCGTGATTGTTATTGAACACAACATGCATGTTGTCAAAGTCTCAGACTATGTTTTGGAGTTGGGTCCTGAAGGAGGTAATGATGGAGGATACCTACTTGCTTCGTGTCCTCCTAAAGATCTTATCCATCTAGATACCCCAACAGCAAAAGCACTAGCTCCATATATTCAAGACTCTTTGACCTTACCTGTGCTAAGAAACTCACCACCTCGTCTAGAAGATCCTACATCTGGCAATATCATCGTCAAAGATGCCCATGAAAATAATCTTAAACACCTGGACCTTTCACTTCCGCGCAATGCTCTTGTTGCGATTGTAGGTCCAGGAGCATCAGGAAAACATTCTTTAGTCTTTGATATCCTTTATGCCTCAGGAAATATTGCCTATGCTGAACTCTTTCCTACTTATATTCGACAAGGCCTGCTTAAGGAAACCCCTCTACCTCATGTAGGGGAAGTCAAAGGACTTTCTCCTGTTATTTCTGTAAGAAAATGTACCTCCCGCAATCACTCCCATCACACATTAGCCTCGGCTTTAGGATTAAGTAACAGCTTGGAAAAGCTCTTCGCTATATTAGGAGAACCTTTTTCTCCAGTTACAGGAGAAAAACTCTTTAAAATTTCAAGCCAAACGATTATTGATACATTACTTAAAAATTACGAGGATCACTACGTTACTATCACTTCTCCGATCCCTAGTGATACTGATCTTAATCTCTTTCTTCAAGCAAAACAGAAAGAAGGGTTTTTAAAGTTATATTCTCAGGGAAATATCTATGATTTAGATCAAAAACTTCCGAAAGATCTAACATCACCTTCTCTAGTGATACAACACCTTAAGATCTCTCTAAGGCATGTTTCTGCTTTGTTTTCAGCATTATCAGTTGCTTTTTCGCTATCTTCAAAAATCCAGATGTATATTCTTGACGGAGAGGAGACTCTTGAGTTGTCATATTCTTTAGGCTGGAAGGACCTTGAGGGAAGAACCTATCCCGAAGTCACACATGAACTTCTTTCTTGCGATCATCCTGAAGGTCGTTGTCATCAATGTGGGGGTACTAGTCAGATCTTAAGAATTTCTCTAGAGCATCATCAAGATAAATTCGCTGATTACACTCCGCTGGAACTTTGCAATTTATTCTTTCCAAATAGCTCAATGCAATCTCTAGAACATCTTCTAAAACTTGCCAATATTTCTTCTTCTAAACCTCTGGGTTCCCTAACTTCAGAAACTTTTCAAATATTGTGCAAAGGTTCCTCAGAATTTCTAGGCATGAATACCCTTCTTCAGGATCAGCTGGATATGGAAGTCGCTGCTCCTTTACTTAAACCGCTTCTTTTTCCTATCCCCTGTCCTTCATGTAAAGGCTCAGGACTAAACGATTATGCTCGTCATATCCGCATAGGGGAAACATCTCTCCTAGATATTTATGAGCAAGATACAGCATTCTTATACTCTTTCCTAAAAGATATAGAGACCAACGACACAAAAAGTATTGTCCAAGATCTTATGAATCGACTGACTTTCATTACGAAAGTAGGACTAGACTATATTACTCTCGGGCAAAGACAAGATACTCTCAGTGACGGTGAGAGTTATCGCCTACACCTCGCAAAAAAGATTTCTACGAATTTAACAAATATTGTGTACTTATTTGAGGAACCTCTTTCTGGACTACATCCTGAAGATCTTCCTATCATTATTCGTTTATTCAAAGAACTTATAGCAAATCATAATACAGTCATCGCTACAGATCGCTCCTATACTTTAGTACCCTATGCTGACTATACAATATCTTTAGGCCCTGGATCAGGACCTAAAGGAGGGTTTCTAGTTGATTGTGATGTGGAAGTTCTTCCTAAATCAAATTCTAATTCTAGTAGTGCTAAAAAAGTATTTCCCTCTAAAACAAACGCAAACTCTAAAGTAGCATTAAATTCTACTTTAAAGGTTAATCTGTCGATATACCATATTCAAAACTTAAAAGTATCCGCTCCCCTACATTCTTTGGTTGCAATTGGAGGAATTTCTGGATCTGGAAAAACATCCTTACTCTTAGAGGGATTTAAAAAACAAGCAGAAGTCCTACTTTCACAAGGAACTAGAAATTTTTCAAATATTCTAGTTATTGATTCTCATCCCATAGCCTCATCTCAACGTTCTGATATCAGCACATATTTTGATATTGCCCCATCCTTAAGATCTTTCTACGCTTCGCTTATGCAAGCTAAAGCCTTGAATATCTCCGCTAGTATGTTCAGTACAAATACAAAACAAGGACAATGTATAGATTGTCAAGGACTTGGATATCAATTGGTTGATCGAGCTTTCTATGCTTTAGAAAAGCGCCCCTGCCCTACATGCTCAGGATTTCGCATCCAACCCCTTGCTCAAGAAGTCTTGTATGAAGGTAAGCATTTTGGTGAGCTTCTCCATACTCCAATTGAAACTATAGCGACCCTATTCCCTTTTATTAAAAAAATACAGAAACCGATAAAAGCACTTCTTGAGATAGGTCTTGGTTACCTTCCTATTGGTCAAAACTTAGCTTCCTTATCTATAAGTGAAAAAACAGCACTAAAGGTGGCTTATTTCCTCTACCAACCTCCACAATTCCCCACTCTGTTTTTAATTGACGAGCTATTTACTTCTTTAGATCTGAAAAGGAAACAACTTCTTCCAGAAAAGCTTAAATCACTTGTAGCTGCTGGTCACTCGATAATCTATATAGATCACGATGTAGAATTATTAAAATGTGCTGACTACCTTATAGAAATAGGCCCTGGATCAGGGAAACAAGGAGGAAAACTTCTCTTTGCTGGGCCTCCTAAAGATATTTATCTGAACGAAAGCTCTTTGTTAAAAAAATATGTCCCTAGAGATTAA
- the pyk gene encoding pyruvate kinase yields MITRTKIICTIGPATNSPEMLVKLLDAGMNVARLNFSHGTHQAHGQTIKNLQELREQKRVPLAIMLDTKGPEIRLGNIPNSISVSRGQKLILVNTDIDGSAQGGVSLYPKGIFPFVPEGADVLIDDGYIHAVVVSSDSDSLELEFMNSGVLKSYKSVSIRGVDVALPFMTEKDIADLKFGVEQGIDVVAASFVRYGEDIETMRKCLADLGNPKMPIIAKIENRLGVENFSKIANLADGIMIARGDLGIELSVVEVPNLQKMMARVSRETGRFCVTATQMLESMIRNVLPTRAEVSDIANAIYDGSSAVMLSGETATGENPIAAVKIMRSVIFETEKNLSYDFFLQLDDTKSAVQVSPYLSSIGLAAIQIAEKADAKALIVYTESGSSPMFLSKYRPRFPIIAVTPNSSVYYRLALEWGIYPMLTQESERTVWRHQACVYGIEQGILANYDKILVLSRGAGMEETNNLTLTIVNDILTGSEFSQI; encoded by the coding sequence ATGATCACACGTACTAAAATTATTTGTACCATAGGGCCAGCAACAAACAGTCCAGAAATGTTAGTAAAGCTTCTAGATGCTGGGATGAACGTAGCAAGATTAAATTTCAGTCATGGGACCCATCAAGCTCATGGACAAACTATCAAAAATTTACAAGAATTAAGGGAACAAAAGCGTGTTCCTTTAGCTATCATGTTAGATACTAAAGGGCCTGAAATTCGTTTAGGGAATATTCCTAATTCGATTTCCGTTTCTCGAGGACAAAAACTTATTCTTGTAAACACGGATATCGATGGATCTGCCCAAGGGGGAGTTTCTCTTTATCCTAAGGGGATATTTCCCTTTGTTCCTGAAGGTGCTGATGTTTTAATAGATGACGGCTATATTCATGCTGTTGTTGTTTCTTCAGACAGTGATTCCCTAGAATTAGAATTTATGAACAGCGGTGTTCTTAAATCCTATAAATCTGTAAGTATTCGTGGTGTTGATGTTGCCTTGCCATTTATGACAGAAAAAGACATAGCTGATCTGAAATTTGGTGTAGAACAGGGTATTGATGTGGTGGCAGCATCTTTTGTCCGCTATGGTGAAGACATTGAAACTATGCGCAAGTGTTTGGCAGATCTAGGTAATCCTAAAATGCCTATTATTGCGAAAATAGAAAATCGCTTGGGAGTAGAAAATTTTTCTAAAATTGCCAACCTCGCAGATGGAATTATGATTGCTAGAGGAGACTTAGGTATTGAGCTTTCTGTTGTTGAAGTTCCAAATTTACAAAAAATGATGGCTAGAGTCTCTAGAGAGACCGGTCGTTTCTGTGTTACTGCAACACAGATGCTAGAATCTATGATTCGAAATGTCTTACCTACACGTGCTGAAGTCTCTGATATTGCTAATGCAATTTATGATGGTTCTTCAGCAGTGATGTTATCCGGGGAAACTGCAACAGGTGAGAATCCCATAGCTGCTGTGAAGATTATGCGTTCTGTAATTTTTGAAACTGAAAAGAATCTTTCATATGATTTTTTCTTACAATTGGATGATACTAAAAGCGCCGTTCAAGTTTCTCCTTATCTCTCTTCTATTGGATTGGCAGCTATTCAAATTGCAGAGAAAGCAGATGCCAAAGCTCTTATTGTTTATACTGAATCAGGAAGCTCTCCAATGTTCCTTTCTAAATATCGTCCTAGATTCCCGATCATTGCAGTAACTCCAAACTCTTCTGTCTATTACCGCCTAGCGTTGGAATGGGGAATTTATCCTATGCTTACCCAGGAAAGTGAGAGAACCGTCTGGAGACATCAGGCCTGCGTTTATGGTATAGAACAAGGTATTCTTGCTAATTATGATAAAATTCTTGTCTTGAGTAGAGGAGCAGGTATGGAAGAAACAAATAACCTTACTTTGACAATTGTGAATGATATTTTAACTGGGTCCGAATTTTCTCAGATCTAA
- a CDS encoding lipid A biosynthesis lauroyl acyltransferase (Acylates the intermediate (KDO)2-lipid IVA to form (KDO)2-(lauroyl)-lipid IVA) — MFREIKRTILEAPLYYLVSGIIAICKRIPTSFLRSLGKSLGSIAFYTIKDYRKTALTNLALAFPQKPFNERYKIARESLQHVVITVLELLAMEKFVKNIDELITIATSSINPEGFSPKELISDEELELTFKQLNESQGLILFCGHQANWELPFLYITKNHPGIAFAKPIKNQRLSKKIFSLREVFKGKIVPPKHGIQQGIEALNKGQFVGIVGDQALLTSPYTYPLFGSPAFTTTSPALLAYKTGLPVIAISVYRQSKGFQIIPSTKLYANKSLPMKESVSILMDQMMGFLEKGIASHPEQWMWIHKRWKRKISNLIKKKYRYSHILVIVDQASTHLPFLKALAKCFSGATLSLAFKNADNLEKLEETLSTYSFLHFKNDQDLLALPNCYPAIFDLNNNLKHLYRHFKKTGSRTIYSKKFLEKILDNPKAPLENSLRIFYAKNPN; from the coding sequence ATATTTCGCGAAATCAAGAGAACTATTTTAGAGGCACCTCTTTATTATTTAGTGTCGGGTATTATTGCTATATGTAAGCGCATTCCTACTTCCTTTTTAAGAAGCCTAGGAAAAAGTCTTGGTTCTATAGCTTTTTATACAATCAAAGATTATCGCAAAACAGCTCTCACTAACTTAGCCTTAGCATTTCCCCAAAAACCTTTCAATGAGCGTTATAAAATAGCTCGTGAATCTTTGCAACACGTTGTAATCACAGTCTTAGAATTGCTAGCAATGGAAAAGTTTGTTAAAAATATAGATGAACTAATTACTATTGCTACCTCTTCAATAAATCCTGAAGGCTTTTCTCCGAAAGAACTGATATCTGATGAAGAATTAGAGCTAACTTTTAAGCAGCTCAATGAAAGTCAAGGGCTAATTTTATTTTGTGGTCATCAAGCAAACTGGGAGCTGCCTTTCCTTTATATCACTAAAAACCATCCTGGAATAGCCTTTGCAAAACCAATAAAAAATCAAAGGCTTAGCAAGAAAATCTTTTCTCTTAGGGAGGTCTTTAAAGGTAAGATTGTGCCTCCAAAACACGGAATCCAACAAGGGATAGAAGCCTTGAATAAAGGGCAATTTGTAGGGATTGTTGGAGACCAAGCTTTATTAACATCTCCATATACCTATCCTTTATTTGGTTCTCCAGCATTCACAACAACATCACCAGCCCTGTTAGCTTATAAAACAGGACTCCCTGTTATTGCTATTAGTGTTTACCGTCAATCTAAAGGTTTTCAAATTATCCCCAGTACAAAGTTGTATGCCAATAAGAGCCTCCCTATGAAAGAATCTGTAAGTATCCTTATGGATCAAATGATGGGATTCTTAGAAAAAGGTATTGCCAGTCATCCCGAACAATGGATGTGGATTCATAAGAGGTGGAAAAGGAAAATCTCTAATTTAATAAAAAAAAAATACCGCTATAGCCATATTTTAGTCATTGTAGATCAAGCCTCCACACATCTTCCTTTCCTTAAAGCTCTCGCAAAATGCTTTTCAGGAGCAACTCTCAGTCTAGCTTTCAAAAACGCTGATAATCTTGAAAAACTAGAAGAAACCTTATCCACATATTCCTTTTTGCACTTCAAAAATGATCAAGATCTTCTAGCACTACCTAATTGTTACCCCGCTATCTTTGATCTGAATAATAACCTCAAACATTTATATAGACATTTCAAAAAAACAGGTTCTCGTACTATTTACTCTAAAAAATTTCTAGAAAAAATTTTGGATAATCCTAAGGCTCCCTTAGAGAATTCTTTGAGAATCTTTTATGCTAAAAATCCTAACTAG
- a CDS encoding YbbR-like domain-containing protein has protein sequence MDLEMKIKFLSQLFIRNWPRKVVSLGFAIIIWILVGQSVTITRTLTNVPVRIVDLHPDQTVLGLQKTGFLNKKVSLTITGNKNTVEDLRPSNLEVVISAANHTESWIATIDKHNLVTIDHEINIRKDIQSVDANDIFVRLTQYITEDVLLTITKPIGSPPKGYEYLDVWPKYLNQKVSGPKEYVNALKEQGLELTFNLNKISFEELERNRIAQGSHDEIIFPIPKEWKKVLIPFENTYVNLNDPQADFLRLLFLKQECLPLNLNLPIFLFFPITLIETINPLEYTLDPVPPIILNHGIYQINIPLYVKDVSRQFLDVVKNNMALTIVMSSPHDLSPINWAIEFLDEKTLENTFLKTIIAQEHGILHDMALIDEAGIRHRFREYLRKLGLFTADGEPLNLAAEIKNNKVIIQTKRKETTKLYKKDW, from the coding sequence TTGGATTTGGAAATGAAGATAAAATTCTTATCTCAACTCTTTATTCGCAATTGGCCTAGAAAAGTTGTTTCCTTAGGGTTTGCCATTATCATTTGGATTCTAGTAGGACAAAGTGTTACAATCACACGAACACTGACAAATGTCCCTGTTCGTATTGTAGACTTACATCCAGACCAAACCGTTCTTGGACTACAGAAAACTGGTTTCCTTAATAAAAAGGTATCATTAACAATCACAGGGAATAAAAATACTGTCGAAGATCTTCGCCCTTCAAATTTAGAAGTTGTAATTAGTGCAGCAAATCACACAGAAAGTTGGATTGCTACTATAGATAAACACAATCTTGTAACTATAGATCATGAAATTAACATACGGAAAGATATCCAAAGTGTCGATGCCAATGATATTTTTGTTCGACTTACACAATACATCACAGAAGACGTTTTATTGACAATAACAAAACCAATAGGCAGTCCCCCGAAAGGATACGAATATCTAGATGTCTGGCCAAAATACCTAAATCAAAAAGTAAGCGGTCCTAAAGAATATGTAAATGCTTTGAAAGAGCAGGGCCTAGAATTAACTTTTAATTTGAACAAAATCTCGTTTGAAGAACTAGAAAGAAATCGTATTGCTCAAGGAAGTCATGACGAGATTATTTTTCCTATTCCCAAGGAATGGAAAAAAGTTTTAATTCCGTTCGAAAATACTTATGTAAATCTTAATGATCCTCAAGCAGATTTTCTGCGTCTCCTATTCCTAAAACAGGAATGTCTTCCCCTAAACTTAAATTTACCAATTTTTCTATTCTTCCCTATTACCCTCATCGAAACGATCAACCCTCTAGAATATACTTTAGATCCAGTACCTCCTATTATTCTTAATCATGGAATCTATCAAATAAATATTCCTCTGTATGTGAAAGATGTCAGCCGACAATTCTTAGATGTTGTAAAGAACAACATGGCTTTAACTATCGTGATGTCTTCTCCACATGATCTATCTCCTATCAACTGGGCTATAGAATTCTTAGATGAAAAAACTTTAGAAAATACTTTCCTTAAGACTATTATAGCTCAAGAACATGGGATCTTACATGACATGGCGCTTATTGATGAAGCCGGAATTCGTCATAGATTCCGAGAATATCTAAGGAAACTTGGCCTATTTACAGCTGATGGTGAGCCTTTAAATCTTGCTGCAGAAATTAAAAACAATAAAGTTATTATTCAAACTAAAAGAAAAGAAACAACTAAATTATATAAAAAAGATTGGTAA
- the cdaA gene encoding diadenylate cyclase CdaA has translation MPFDITYYTTPLLEIILIWVMLNYLLKFFWGTRAMDVVFGLLAFLFLFVLADKLNLPIIRRLMLHVVNVAAIVVFIIFQPEIRLALSRIRFHGKKFFIDTQEQFVEQLAASIYQLSERQIGALVVLENKDSFDEYLSFSSVKINATFSEELLETIFEPSSPLHDGAVILRGDILAYARVVLPLAHDTTQLSRSMGTRHRAALGASQRSDALIITVSEENGNVSLSRDGLLTRGVKIDRFKAVLRSILSPKEHKQKPLFSWIWK, from the coding sequence ATGCCCTTTGATATAACTTACTATACAACCCCTCTTTTAGAAATCATTTTAATTTGGGTAATGCTCAACTACCTATTAAAATTTTTCTGGGGAACTCGAGCTATGGATGTTGTTTTTGGCTTGCTAGCCTTTCTTTTTCTATTTGTCCTAGCTGATAAACTCAATCTCCCCATTATCCGGAGACTTATGCTCCACGTAGTTAATGTTGCTGCTATTGTGGTCTTTATTATTTTCCAACCTGAAATACGCCTTGCCTTATCTCGTATACGTTTTCATGGCAAAAAATTTTTTATAGACACTCAAGAACAGTTTGTAGAACAATTGGCTGCAAGTATTTATCAATTATCAGAACGTCAAATTGGAGCTCTTGTTGTTTTAGAAAATAAAGATTCTTTTGACGAATACCTAAGTTTCTCATCAGTGAAAATCAATGCAACTTTTTCTGAAGAACTTTTAGAAACAATTTTTGAACCTTCGTCCCCTCTACACGATGGCGCAGTGATCTTAAGAGGAGATATTCTAGCCTATGCTCGTGTGGTTCTTCCTCTTGCTCATGATACAACACAACTCTCTAGATCTATGGGGACCAGACACAGAGCTGCTCTAGGAGCTAGCCAACGTTCAGATGCACTGATTATCACAGTGTCTGAAGAAAATGGAAATGTGTCTTTATCTAGAGATGGCCTTTTAACACGAGGAGTAAAAATAGATAGATTCAAAGCAGTATTGCGAAGCATTCTCTCTCCGAAAGAACATAAACAAAAACCTTTATTTTCTTGGATTTGGAAATGA